In the genome of Peptostreptococcaceae bacterium, the window ATGACACTAGGCTTAAAGGAAGCCTTTCTCCATTAACGGAGCTTGGATATCCGAAAATCAATCCGGAGTATTCCAAGGAACCGGTAAGCTCGAGACTTGCGGTGGATGAGATTGTATTTATGGGAGAATGGGGAGTAAAAGTAGATATGGACGATTTAAAGCAGCAAGGAATAGACGAGGTTTTCTATTACATGCGGCTTGCACCGTCTTGGGGAAACAGGCAGCCTTGGAGATTCATACTCGATGGCACCCGGGTCGTACTTCTTATGCAGAGCGGTGGCGAAGGGATAAGTAAAAAGGTTGAAAAAACAGAAGCCGGAATAGCCATGCTTTATCTTGAATTGGCAATGGCTGAAAAAGGGATGACAGGGCAATGGATTTTTGATGAGGAACCTAAAGAATATAAATTGCCTAATGACTATCATGTTGTCGGCTATTTCGGAAAGTAGGATTTATGAAGATTAAACAGAAATTTAAATTTACATGGCTCATATTGATATTTGTATTGATAGCAGCCTTGTTTTCAGGATGTGGACAAGGAGCGGTGGATGGTAGCGATGAGCGTTTTCCAATTGAGGAAAAC includes:
- a CDS encoding nitroreductase family protein, whose protein sequence is MHRLFEKRRSVREYKTRVVEQSVINDLIQTIKAKPGLIEGINMNFVFLKEGKKIHDVLDGQVGYFGKLIEAPHYFAVMSDHREGAFMNAGYMVEQFNLLATDMELGTCTIEVPEDTSKIKEILGIDSKMDLMVLVAIGYSKKERKVLNIYDTRLKGSLSPLTELGYPKINPEYSKEPVSSRLAVDEIVFMGEWGVKVDMDDLKQQGIDEVFYYMRLAPSWGNRQPWRFILDGTRVVLLMQSGGEGISKKVEKTEAGIAMLYLELAMAEKGMTGQWIFDEEPKEYKLPNDYHVVGYFGK